In a genomic window of Lycium ferocissimum isolate CSIRO_LF1 chromosome 9, AGI_CSIRO_Lferr_CH_V1, whole genome shotgun sequence:
- the LOC132032126 gene encoding uncharacterized mitochondrial protein AtMg00310-like encodes MPVYLLSGMNPSKGVIRKMHSIFSRFFWPNTGDKKDVHWVKWETLSLPKDEGGLGFRSLFELSNALFCKLWWNLITKPSLWSSFMINKYCKKLHPMIAQAKRASPIWRKLTFPSNLPSMIQYSKEIRPTMRYQFIYWDPPPDEGKDIHETTNIEAEAVAIKEAIYRCVANNIQYVLIVIDSMVMKNIIENT; translated from the exons ATGCCAGTGTACCTATTATCAGGAATGAACCCTTCAAAAGGTGTGATCAGAAAAATGCATAGTATATTCTCAAGGTTTTTCTGGCCAAACACTGGTGACAAGAAAGATGTACATTGGGTTAAATGGGAGACACTGTCATTGCCTAAGGATGAAGGAGGATTGGGGTTCAGATCATTATTTGAACTTTCAAATGCCCTTTTTTGTAAACTATGGTGGAATCTCATAACAAAGCCTTCATTGTGGAGTTCTTTCATGATAAACAAATACTGTAAAAAGCTTCATCCTATGATTGCACAAGCTAAAAGGGCATCTCCTATCTGGAGAAAATTG ACCTTCCCATCCAACTTGCCTTCTATGATTCAGTACTCAAAAGAGATCAGGCCTACAATGAGGTATCAGTTCATCTATTGGGATCCACCCCCTGATG AAGGAAAGGATATTCATGAGACAACTAACATAGAAGCTGAAGCTGTGGCGATCAAAGAAGCTATCTATCGCTGTGTGGCAAATAACATTCAATATGTACTGATTGTGATAGACTCCATGGTGATGAAGAATATCATAGAAAATACCTAG